DNA sequence from the Carnobacterium funditum DSM 5970 genome:
CCATCTATCGATAATGCTTTAACTGTCTCATCTACATATGAAAAGGCTACATAACTGATTGCACCTGGAGTACTTCCAACAATCTGTCTCACTGTACCGCTAGATTCTTGTTCTTGGGTAACGATACTTTTCTTTCCACCTGTAAGAACCCAGCGGTCAAAAGTTGCACGTGTTCCACTTCCTGAAGAGCGATTCACTACTGTGATAGCTAAATCCTTGCCACCTAATTCTTGCCAATTTGTGATTTCTCCAGTAAATATTTTCTCTAGGTTTTCTAAACTAATATCTGTTATTCCTACCCCCGGCGTTACAATTGGGGTAATACCGACTACTGCTACCCTATGATCGACTAAATTAGAGGCATCTATCCCACTTTTTTCTTCTGCAAAAATATCTGAATTCCCTATGTCTACAGCATCAGCAGCAATTTGTCCTAGCCCTGTTCCACTTCCTCCGCCTTGAACGTTAATAAATTTCCCGAAATTTTCAGATCCATATTGTTCACCAGCTACTTCAACCAGTGGTTGCAATGCAGAAGACCCTACTGCTGTGATTGACTCTTCTTCTTCTACTGGTCCACAAGCTGTTAAAAAAAAGGCAAAAGCTAACATTAACATCATTTTATTGTTTGTTTTTAATTTCATGATTTACCTCCTAGGTGTTTGTATCAACCACATACTTCTTAATCATAACTTACTTTTGTAAAATTTCACCACTTTAATTGTAAATTTTATGTAAATAAAGGTTCGTTTTTATTTTCATTTTAGCGCTTTTACCTTTAAAGAGCAAAGGTAAGCCTATTTTTAAAAAATAGTCCCTTTGATAGAGTTTCTACTTTCTTATGATTTTCTCATAATAAAAAACCGGTTTAATTATATGATTTGAATTCAATTTTGCTGTTTTCAAGATAGCGAATCCATTCACGACTATTAATCACATAATTTCGGATTCGTTCTAAACACCTAGAGGCTAAAAAATAACCTATTAAATCTATCCCTCTGTCTAGGTCTACTTTCGTTTCAATTTGAGGGATGCATTGTGTGCCTTTTACGTGAATAGTAGACTTCGCAATGCTACCAGCATAATTCCCCATCTATTCCAAGTCAACACATACTTTCATAACCGTTACAATCCTTCGTAAATGACTGGTTAAAGGTTATTGTAAAGAGATTGATTCAAAGTCTTTCTTTTTAAATGCTAATTCTACTTCATTAATTTGATAATCATAATTGATAAGTTCTTATGCTAGCACTTTATCATGGGTGATAAAAGATTTAACCGATTTGTACCTCGCTTCATTGACCATCATTCCCATTTTGAAAAATGATGATATCTTCAGCTTGATTCTTCTTCAAACTTATCTGATACACGTGAGGCTTGCTACATGTTATGCGTTACCCTAATATGGGTATAATCTTTTTTTAGTCCTATT
Encoded proteins:
- a CDS encoding phosphate ABC transporter substrate-binding protein PstS family protein, giving the protein MKLKTNNKMMLMLAFAFFLTACGPVEEEESITAVGSSALQPLVEVAGEQYGSENFGKFINVQGGGSGTGLGQIAADAVDIGNSDIFAEEKSGIDASNLVDHRVAVVGITPIVTPGVGITDISLENLEKIFTGEITNWQELGGKDLAITVVNRSSGSGTRATFDRWVLTGGKKSIVTQEQESSGTVRQIVGSTPGAISYVAFSYVDETVKALSIDGVKPTDENVKKNKWIIWSYEHMYTHGEPTGLTKDFLDYMLSDEVQDSLVGALGYIPTNKMQFERDAKGNTTEVLKEDKKESE